A single window of Synergistales bacterium DNA harbors:
- a CDS encoding V-type ATP synthase subunit F encodes MRAFLVSDNHDSLVALRLAGVRGRIAHGAEETERAVREALGQGDLGILVLTEKAAAAVPGLVRRLRERGELPLLVEIPDRHGSTRDKDFLTRYLREAIGVNLG; translated from the coding sequence GTGCGGGCCTTCCTGGTCAGCGACAACCACGACAGCCTGGTGGCTCTGCGGCTCGCCGGGGTCAGGGGCCGGATCGCCCACGGGGCGGAGGAGACGGAGCGGGCCGTCCGGGAGGCCCTGGGGCAGGGGGATCTGGGTATCCTCGTGCTGACCGAGAAGGCGGCCGCCGCCGTGCCCGGGCTTGTCCGGAGGCTCCGGGAGCGCGGGGAACTCCCCCTGCTGGTGGAGATCCCCGACCGGCACGGCAGCACCAGGGACAAGGACTTTCTGACACGCTATCTGCGTGAGGCCATAGGGGTGAACCTGGGATGA